The following proteins are encoded in a genomic region of Arachis stenosperma cultivar V10309 chromosome 4, arast.V10309.gnm1.PFL2, whole genome shotgun sequence:
- the LOC130975346 gene encoding uncharacterized protein LOC130975346, with amino-acid sequence MALYAKFLKELMTKKRRWKNKETVVLTKECSAIIQHMLPQKLKDPGSFQISCIRGEITVEKALCDLGASINLMSLAMMRRMRIEEAKPTRMALQLADRSFKFPYEVVEDLLVKVRDFIFPADFVVLDMEEEAKASGARIL; translated from the coding sequence ATGGCGCTTTACGCTAAGTTCCTGAAGGAATTgatgaccaagaagagaagatgGAAGAACAAAGAGACTGTGGTACTAAccaaggaatgtagtgccatcattcagcACATGTTACCCCAGAAATTGAAGGACCCTGGGAGCTTCCAAATCTCTTGTATCAGAGGGGAAATCACAGTGGAAAAGGCTTTGTGTGATTTGGGAGCCAGTATAAATCTGATGTCCTTAGCaatgatgagaagaatgagGATTGAGGAggccaaaccaacaagaatggccctTCAATTGGCAGACAGATCATTCAAGTTCCCTTATGAAGTGGTGGAAGACTTGTTGGTGAAAGTGAGAGACTTTATCTTCCCAGCAGACTTTGTAGTGTTGGATATGGAGGAAGAAGCCAAGGCCTCTGGTGCACGGAttttgtga